The following proteins are co-located in the Malus sylvestris chromosome 13, drMalSylv7.2, whole genome shotgun sequence genome:
- the LOC126596657 gene encoding uncharacterized protein LOC126596657, giving the protein MDFSTDGIGNNVVEVRVCKAAGKLNSVPANGVFPESPRKPEKIINRSNSAPNGIPKQKDYEEEEGDDFSEIEIPNANGNGDLEERDDDVSPTSITEKSDEFQTVSPEKSEHVQLTVEMPDTAGEGIFRPHAHLPKPEAPPGIYSSPPDSPNDDPSNNQKFGVDVPAIGKLIRERSSNFSAAFVRRLSSLKDQRLNSNGEEYLKSKDVTEFNLSGLKVTIKLKSESDDYQQPQGQEALKGRICFFSRSNCRDCTAVRRFLREKGLKFVEINIDVYPNRQKELVERTGSSSVPQIFFNEKLFGGLVALNSLRNSGGFDQRLEEMLSSKCPDDAPAPPIYGFDDLDEEECTDQMIGIIRVLRQKLPIQDRLMKMKIVKNCFAGSEMVEVIIQHLDCGRRKAVEIGRQLARKHFIHHVFGENDFEDGNHFYRFLEHEPFIPKCFNFRGSINDCEPKPAAKVGQRLTKIMSAILESYASDDRRHLDYIGISNSEEFRRYINLVQELHRVNLFELSKDERLAFFLNLYNAMVIHAVIRIGHPQGVIERRSFFSNFQYLVGGHPYSLSAIENGILRNNRRPPYSLVKPLGAGDKRTELACASVNPLIHFGLCNGTRSSPTVRFFSPQGVEAELRFAAREFLKSGGMEVNLEKRTVHLTQIIKWFNGDFGQEKEILKWILIYLDATRAGLLTHLLGDGGHVSIVYQNYDWSMNS; this is encoded by the exons ATGGATTTTTCCACCGATGGAATCGGGAACAATGTCGTTGAGGTCAGAGTTTGTAAAGCCGCCGGAAAATTAAACAGCGTGCCGGCGAATGGGGTTTTCCCGGAAAGTCCCAGAAAGCCCGAGAAAATAATAAATCGTTCAAATTCTGCCCCCAACGGTATACCGAAGCAAAAAGATTACGAGGAGGAAGAGGGAGATGACTTTTCGGAAATTGAGATTCCAAATGCAAATGGAAATGGTGACCTGGAAGAACGGGACGACGACGTTTCGCCCACCTCGATAACCGAAAAGTCGGACGAGTTTCAAACGGTTTCTCCAGAAAAATCCGAGCACGTGCAATTAACCGTTGAGATGCCCGATACAGCAGGGGAAGGGATCTTCCGTCCTCACGCGCACCTCCCGAAGCCGGAGGCGCCGCCCGGGATTTACTCATCGCCTCCGGATTCTCCAAACGACGACCCTTCGAATAACCAGAAATTCGGCGTCGACGTGCCGGCGATCGGGAAGCTCATCCGGGAGCGAAGCAGCAATTTCTCGGCGGCGTTCGTGAGGCGGCTGTCGTCGCTGAAGGACCAGCGCCTCAATAGCAACGGAGAAGAATATCTTAAATCGAAAGACGTGACGGAGTTCAATCTCTCCGGCCTCAAAGTGACCATCAAGCTCAAGAGCGAGTCTGACGATTACCAGCAGCCACAGGGACAAGAGGCGCTGAAAGGTCGAATCTGCTTCTTCTCCCGGTCGAATTGCAGGGACTGCACGGCGGTGCGGAGGTTTCTGAGAGAGAAGGGGCTGAAATTCGTGGAGATCAACATCGACGTGTATCCCAATCGCCAGAAGGAGCTGGTGGAGAGGACGGGTAGCTCGTCTGTACCTCAGATTTTCTTCAACGAGAAGCTGTTCGGAGGACTAGTGGCGCTCAACTCGCTGAGGAACAGCGGCGGATTTGACCAGCGGTTGGAAGAGATGCTCAGTTCGAAATGTCCCGACGACGCGCCTGCGCCGCCGATTTACGGATTCGACGATTTGGATGAGGAGGAGTGCACGGACCAGATGATCGGGATAATTAGGGTGTTGCGGCAGAAGTTGCCGATTCAGGACCGtctgatgaagatgaagatcgTCAAGAACTGCTTCGCCGGGAGCGAGATGGTGGAGGTCATCATTCAGCACTTGGACTGTGGGCGTCGAAAG GCAGTTGAGATTGGAAGGCAGCTTGCCAGGAAGCACTTCATTCATCATGTCTTTGG GGAAAATGATTTCGAGGATGGAAACCATTTTTATCGTTTCCTTGAGCACGAACCATTTATTCCCAAATGCTTTAATTTCCGGGGATCCATAAATGATTGTGAACCAAAGCCTGCAGCGAAAGTTGGCCAAAGGCTCACCAAGATCATGTCTGCCATACTCGAGTCCTATGCCTCAGATGACCGGCGCCATCTTGATTACATCGGCATTAGCAACAGTGAGGAGTTCAGAAG GTACATAAATTTGGTTCAAGAACTACACCGAGTAAACCTTTTTGAACTCTCAAAGGATGAGAGGCTAGCCTTTTTTTTGAACCTCTACAATGCCATGGTCATCCATGCGGTTATCAGGATAGGACATCCACAGGGAGTAATCGAAAGGAGATCCTTCTTTTCCAACTTCCAATATTTGGTCGGAGGCCATCCTTATTCCCTCAGCGCCATCGAAAATGGGATCCTCAGAAACAACCGCAGACCTCCTTATTCCTTGGTCAAGCCCCTTGGAGCTGGAGACAAGCGTACAGAG CTTGCCTGTGCTAGTGTGAATCCATTAATTCACTTTGGACTCTGCAACGGGACAAGGTCAAGCCCAACGGTAAGATTTTTCTCACCCCAAGGAGTTGAAGCTGAATTGAGATTTGCAGCTAGAGAGTTCCTTAAGAGCGGTGGAATGGAAGTGAACTTGGAGAAGAGGACCGTGCACCTCACCCAAATTATTAAATG GTTCAATGGTGACTTTGGACAAGAAAAGGAAATTCTAAAGTGGATCCTGATATACTTGGATGCAACCAGAGCCGGTCTTTTGACACATCTTTTGGGTGACGGAGGGCATGTAAGTATCGTTTACCAGAACTACGATTGGTCCATGAACTCTTGA